The Planktothrix agardhii NIES-204 genomic interval GATATGCCATACCCGCCGAGAGAATTAAAATATCCACACTCCCCAAAAGATTAATTACTGTTTCTATTATATTTTCCACTTCTTCCCGTACAGAAACATCCGCCGAAAGGGTAAAAACCTTCTGATTTTGAGATAATTTTACTGCTTCAATTTCTATTTTAGCTTGGTCGAGAGTTTTTTGATTTCTAGCAATAATTGTTAAATTTGCACCTAAACTTGCTAATAATTGAGCCGTTGCTTTACCAATTCCACTCGAACCACCGGTAATAATAATATTTTTTTGATTAAAATTCATAAACACACAATAGATAGAACTTGTAGAGGCAAAGTCTTTTTTTATCAGAGAATAAATCAAGATAAAGGACGGAATAAATGGGAATGTTCCGGGTTATATAATTTAGATCTTAAAGTTGAAGTATGGGGAGTTTTTGCTAACGCAGGACTAATAACATATAATGTAGTTCTAATTAAGTTTTCTTCCTGGGTCACTTGTGCCATTTTTTCTAAGGGAACTACCCGTATTTTCTCATCAGGCCATCCTAAACGATAACAAATAGCAATCGGCATTTCTGGGGGATAATATTTGATTAACTTTTGCTGAGTTTCTTCCACATAACGCGCACTCAAATATAAACATAAGCTGGCTTTATGAGCCGCTAAACTTTCTAATTCCTCATCCGCAGGAACACCAGTTGCTCTCCCACTCACCCTGGTTAAAATAATCGTTTGGACTAATTCTGGGATAGTTAATTCTATTTTTAATTTGGCTGCTGCATCTTGAAAAGCACTAATTCCAGGGACAATTTCAAACTCAATTTCTGCTTCTATTAACTGTTGTATTTGTTCATAAATAGCCCCATATAAACTCGGATCACCCGAATGTAATCTAACAACAGAATACCCTTTATCAACTCGTTCAATCATAAAAGGAACAATTTCTTCTAAAGTTTTATCAGAGGTTTTAACTAATTCTGCATCCGCTTTAACCCCTTTTAAAATCTGTTGAGGAACCAAAGAATCGGCAAATACAATCACATCCGCCGAGGCTAATAATCTTTGAGCTTTCACAGTTAATAACTCTGGATCACCTGGGCCAGCCCCAACAATATAAACCGCAGCTTTGAGTAATCGGATATCGGGTTCCATAAGGTTCTAAATTTCTTGAAATTGATGCTAGATTTTTACTTTTTCCGGATCTGAATTGATTTACCGAGAAGACAAGAATGGTAGATGCACCCTGGTTAAAGCCCTAGACTCAATTGTCAGGGCTTTTTTATTCGGATTCCGAGGGATGGGATTTCTGTACAATATCGGGTAAGGTTCGCTTCAATCCATATAACCAAATTAAACCGAATAACCCTAACATCATTCCCGTTAAACTGACCAGTTGAGCAATTTTTAAAGATCCCAACATTAAACTATCCGTGCGTAATCCTTCAATCCAAATTCTACCACTACTATAGGTCAATAAATAGACCAAGAATATTGTCCCTGGTTTTAAAATATATTTGCCTTTTAAACCTTT includes:
- the cobM gene encoding precorrin-4 C11-methyltransferase, with the translated sequence MEPDIRLLKAAVYIVGAGPGDPELLTVKAQRLLASADVIVFADSLVPQQILKGVKADAELVKTSDKTLEEIVPFMIERVDKGYSVVRLHSGDPSLYGAIYEQIQQLIEAEIEFEIVPGISAFQDAAAKLKIELTIPELVQTIILTRVSGRATGVPADEELESLAAHKASLCLYLSARYVEETQQKLIKYYPPEMPIAICYRLGWPDEKIRVVPLEKMAQVTQEENLIRTTLYVISPALAKTPHTSTLRSKLYNPEHSHLFRPLS